One genomic window of Phytoactinopolyspora mesophila includes the following:
- a CDS encoding tyrosine-type recombinase/integrase, which produces MTDERFLRVVGDRDVVHELWNDLPEMWRGPVIGPEIPYWKIITSPNHTTIDLTGLPRRLHVELAWMAHWHVLDGMQVPHPALIQLATILRTAIRHGRPVPTSLQEMDWDTASGLRQWYFATRWRRFPSKRTQTGIRAIVRFPRNALIARCSNEPWWRLDNWIPRCDKRIPLPQDEPHAHASCSPGRIRTPWLREGAKWYLGMTVESGMLRWTTVCGSELKGLVQFDHWLTSTFENPEDVFGDPDAAFEQAAAFARWTSDRRNRGGHHRSADRLRVSPEQTAQDLGAVSKLFEYIVVNPSESRKTLGPSPWDRATGTHVASWHPQRRSVPARTSSRPEQYIDKKAQIQILAALPLLELPREQQKEVTTGDGQHVIVYGLGDPQAMRITLLQILTGRRASEIRTCIFDCLFSSPGYSLSPESSAPDEIAGFAYAQTKIDGAPAYILVDQTVIAVIEEQRRWIREHYPDIEPKYLFVQRTGNRNGNKPYNAGTYDAKLRELSDIVRIVDSRGRRVHLSQTHRFRHTRITELSDHLSLKALQRYAGHRSAAMTMHYVADREVLTEQALIAARRSDVRYDGYRLSGRKTHAPGADS; this is translated from the coding sequence ATGACGGATGAACGTTTCCTCCGGGTGGTCGGCGACCGCGATGTGGTGCACGAGCTCTGGAACGACCTTCCGGAGATGTGGCGCGGACCCGTCATCGGCCCGGAAATTCCCTACTGGAAGATCATCACCTCGCCCAACCATACCACCATTGATCTGACCGGACTCCCCCGTCGGTTGCATGTGGAGCTTGCCTGGATGGCGCACTGGCATGTCCTCGACGGCATGCAAGTTCCGCATCCGGCTCTTATCCAGCTAGCGACGATTTTGCGGACGGCAATCCGTCACGGCAGGCCGGTCCCGACGTCGTTGCAGGAAATGGACTGGGATACGGCTTCTGGCCTTCGACAGTGGTACTTCGCTACTCGGTGGAGGCGTTTTCCCAGCAAACGTACGCAGACGGGGATTCGCGCCATCGTCCGCTTCCCCAGGAACGCGCTCATCGCTCGATGCTCGAACGAGCCGTGGTGGCGCCTGGACAACTGGATCCCGCGATGCGACAAGCGGATCCCCCTGCCGCAAGATGAGCCGCATGCACACGCCAGCTGTTCGCCAGGGAGGATCCGAACGCCATGGCTCCGTGAAGGCGCCAAGTGGTACCTGGGTATGACGGTCGAATCCGGCATGTTGCGCTGGACAACAGTATGCGGGAGTGAGCTTAAAGGCCTCGTCCAATTCGACCATTGGCTGACCAGCACATTCGAGAATCCCGAGGATGTATTCGGCGATCCCGACGCAGCGTTCGAACAGGCCGCCGCTTTTGCTCGATGGACGAGCGATCGGCGCAACCGCGGTGGTCACCACCGCTCGGCTGATCGTCTGCGCGTTTCCCCGGAGCAGACGGCCCAAGATCTGGGTGCAGTCTCCAAGCTGTTCGAGTACATCGTCGTCAATCCCAGCGAGAGCCGGAAGACACTTGGCCCTTCGCCTTGGGACCGCGCGACGGGCACGCACGTCGCCAGTTGGCACCCACAGCGCCGAAGCGTTCCGGCCAGAACGTCGTCGCGCCCGGAGCAATACATCGACAAAAAGGCCCAGATTCAGATCCTCGCGGCACTGCCCTTGCTCGAGCTTCCCCGTGAGCAGCAGAAGGAAGTCACCACGGGCGACGGCCAGCACGTAATCGTCTACGGCCTGGGTGACCCCCAGGCGATGCGCATCACCCTGCTCCAGATCCTGACAGGACGCCGAGCAAGCGAGATCCGCACCTGCATATTCGACTGCCTGTTCTCGTCCCCGGGTTACAGTCTCTCGCCGGAATCGTCAGCCCCAGACGAGATCGCCGGCTTCGCCTATGCCCAAACGAAGATAGACGGGGCGCCCGCTTACATCCTGGTCGACCAGACGGTCATCGCTGTTATCGAGGAGCAGCGACGGTGGATACGCGAGCACTATCCTGACATCGAACCGAAGTACTTGTTCGTACAGCGGACGGGCAACCGGAACGGCAACAAGCCCTATAACGCTGGCACGTATGACGCGAAACTACGCGAGCTCAGCGACATCGTGCGGATCGTCGACAGTCGTGGGCGACGAGTGCACCTTAGCCAGACACATCGTTTCCGCCACACTCGGATCACCGAGCTCTCCGATCACCTCTCCCTC